In a single window of the Candidatus Methylacidiphilales bacterium genome:
- a CDS encoding aquaporin — protein sequence SISGGHLNPAVSFGAWLGGKLSFFGMLKYWVAQLAGSALAATLALVLYGNEALIHGTPKLDFDLEWAFLRGVTLEAIATFFLVFVVFGTGIDPRGPKIGGLAIGFTVTIGILAIGPQTGGALNPARMIGPWLVSGGLFGENGWIQAIAYWIGPLLGGGVAAWTYSRFLMQR from the coding sequence AGTATTTCCGGAGGACATCTCAACCCTGCCGTCAGTTTTGGCGCGTGGCTGGGAGGAAAATTATCGTTCTTCGGAATGCTCAAATACTGGGTAGCCCAGCTCGCAGGAAGCGCTCTGGCTGCCACACTGGCTCTTGTGCTCTACGGAAACGAAGCTTTGATCCACGGCACTCCTAAACTCGATTTTGATTTAGAATGGGCTTTTCTCCGAGGAGTAACCCTGGAAGCTATCGCTACATTCTTTTTGGTGTTCGTCGTATTTGGCACAGGCATAGATCCTCGTGGACCCAAGATCGGTGGTTTGGCCATCGGTTTCACGGTCACGATAGGGATTTTGGCCATCGGCCCACAGACCGGTGGAGCACTGAATCCCGCTAGGATGATCGGGCCTTGGCTTGTGAGTGGTGGGCTTTTCGGAGAAAACGGATGGATTCAAGCGATCGCGTATTGGATCGGTCCGCTTCTCGGTGGT